GGAGCATTGTAGAAACCACAAATATACACTGCCGCAAGGCAAGTGTTTCTGTGCTCTTCTGGAGAGATTTTCCAGAGCATAATGATGCCAGCCATCGTGATACTCGTTGTTATACAGATAAGAATGAATCTGATATTCTTCACAAAGTAACAAATCAATGCCACTGTGAGACAGGCTCCCATAGCCACGGCTGCTTGAGGCGTGGCAAGAAGCATGGTTTTGTAGTTTGAATACCCAAATCCTTTAATGATAAAGGTGTTGAAATTGGTAATTCCGGCATTGATAAAGTTTTGCACAATGATGAACACCACCAGTAACCAGTACTTAGGGTCACGAACcgactccaaaatctgtGACCACTTGATTTCTCCCAGATTCAGATGAATACCCGTCTGATTGGTTGCCGTCCGGGCAATTGCGCATTGGCGTTCTCTTTTCGAAAGAAACCAAgcgttttcaattttggaaGGGAGAATAAAGTAATAGCAGGCCCCAAAGACGACAGTGACGGCACCATAAACTAGAAAAATGTATTGCCAGATCGCCAGTGGGCCTCCCCAGTGACCTATTCCATAACCAAAGATACCGTTGAACACACCGGCAAACGTGTTGGACCACAAAGCCATTCTAATAGGCTGTTCCTTCTTCGTATACCAAGTAGTTGAAATAACAATGCAAGCAGGCTGGATTGCGGCCTCAAAAATTCCCAGAAACAAACGGATAATTGCTAGACCTGCGAAGTTATGGCAAGCAGACATACACATCAGCAGTGCTCCCCAGATCATCATGAGTATACACATGAAACGTCCTAGGTTATGGATCCTGGATAGCAGGAAAAACACTGGTATTTCGGCAAACAAATAACCTAGGTAAAAGATAGTTGCTAGCCAACTGTATTCTTGTCCTTTCAAGTTGTTATCAGTTTTCAGACCATAGATCGCAGCATATGAAAGGGAATTCTTGTCCAGAAGCTGTAAGAACACTGTGCAAACAAGAAATGGTAGCACAACAAGATCAATCTTCGTCACCACACGTTTGTTGAGCTTCAGCTCCTCAGCGAGGATCTCTGGAGAGTTGTCATAACTGTCGTTATTTTCCAGAATAGATTCGGTGTGAACGTCCTTTTCAGTCATAATTAGAGTCTCTCTACGGAGGTGCCGAGATTTCCATGTACATTTATATAAGATTCCTCGAGAGCAATATAGGAGCCACAACTTACGAcaacattttttttgactATTCTGGATCGGGATCCCCGAGACTTTTTCCTAGGGTTTTCCGAAATTATTACAAATAGTCGTAGCTTATCTATGTATTACAAACCCTCTATATCCGATCTCGTCATCAGGATCCAGCCACCATTCTGATTTTCCGAGTAGATGTGCTTGACCTTGAATTTCAACGACACATGCTTTTTTGGTGTTACAATTTGCCCTAACATTAGTATCCACAatcttggccttgaagGTAGAACCTATGATGGATTCGTTCACGAAAATGTGCTCGGGTGAAATCCGACCCTTCAAGTATAGCAAGCCTGttcttccagctgttccagagcCGCAAGGAGATCTGTCTATTTGCTTGTGGCCTAGTACCAAAACAGATTTCTGGTTGGGTTTTGTTTCATCTGTTGGATCCTTTTGTCTTACATTAACAAAATCAACTCCGTGTAGCCCTTTAATCTGAGGAAACTCCTCGCTAGAGATGTCCAATCCCATTTTTTGTATTCTCTCCTTAATCTCACCACCCAGTTCGATAATGCGACTTGAACTCTCAGGTTTGACTTGGAGAACAATTGGATCAAGCTCTGCAAAAAAGTTAAATGCCCCATTAAAAACTATATCTCCTGTAATCGGACCCATAGAGGAATTAATTGTCAAGTTTTCGTAAAGGATCCAAACAGGGGTGTTGCGGAACCTGACATACTCAACTTTTTGGCCATTCCAACATGCCTCTGTTTCGAGTATGCCGACGGTAGTTTCGAGTCTGATTGACATCAGATCTGGCTTCAATCTGTAATGCTCATCGGGTAACTTGCGTAGCTGGATTAAGAGAGTGACAATCGCGATGATTCCGTGGCCACATTGGTCTGTATAGCCACTAGGATTCATGAAAAGAACGGCAGCATCACCATTTTCGACTGGGTCTAAGAGAAACCCTCCAAACATATCGTAATGTCCTCTTGGTTCTCTCATCAGCGATAGTCTTATGTAGTCATGCTCCCGCTCTAGACAGTTCcttttctccagaagagTTTTGCCCGGCAGGCTGGGAAGTCCTCCTGTGACAACCCGGAAAGGCTCGCCACAGGTATGTGTTTCCACTGTTGTGATTGTGTGCATTGGGGTTCTTGAGgaaacgagaaaaaaattccTGTACTGAGTCGTGGTGCTCGGCTTCCCCGAGTTCTGTTATCACGCGAAAAGCAAATTTCTGCGTTTGTGTGAGCCTCACTTatgccaaaaaaaatcaaaataaCCATTATTTACCGAACACAATGGTCGCGCTCCCCAAAccagattttgaaaggCCTTGCAAACACTGCAAGGCAAAAAAGGTGAAGGTAAGTTTAGTGACAGTTGACTAATGCCAGTGTCCGACAAGCTTCCCAAAGTGTCTAAGATGTGAAAAGGCCAACCTTGACTGCAATATCGCAGAAGAGGTAGGGTATAGCCACAAGACAGTTGAACCTATTATAAGACAGCTCGAGCAATCAAAAAAGGACAGCCTGATTGAAAATGTGGCTCATGAAGTTGGAAGCCTGGTGGTCACAAACAACATAAATTCAGGAAAATACATTGGAGCAGCCACGGGCCTCAACTTTGCTCGTTTGTTTCTAAAACAGTTggacctgaaaaataatCTGGACAAACCTAATACCAGCGACTTCGAGAATTTTGATCTCGAAGTCACCCAGTCCTGTGCAGCCTTACCTTCAAAACAAATGTCAAAGTTCTTATTGCAGAAATATATCGACACGCTGCAAATCTATTACCCAATCCATAACATACCTCAATTGCTCTTGTTACAAACTAATATTTATGAGCGCCCGCAAGAAATATCACGCTATGAAAAATATACCTTCTTCATGATCATGGCAATTGCGTCACAGAAACTTACACATGCTGATGCGATACGAAACCCCTTTACCCCCAATGAATATTACAACACTGCTTCTAGATATTTGGAGAACATATTAGGAAATCGGTCTGAAAAATCTCTCCaggctcttcttttgctAGTCATATGGAAGCTAGAGTCAGATGCTTTAGAAGACGATAATGGAGATCTTTGGTACCTGAGCCGGTTTTGCATGTCGCTTGCGATGGAGCTTGGGGTTCATCGGTATAATCCCACATGGAGTTTTGGCGAGGAGCGTGATGAGCAACGAAACAGGTTATTCTGGTGTTCATATATAGCCGATCGATCGGTTGCTATGAAGTTCGGACGAGGTCTCTCTCTGAGAACTAAAGCTATTGATACTCCTTTGCCAAAACTTCTCAAGGACGATTACATCATTAATTTGAAAACATCATACAATGAAGTGCAATTGCTCCCAAGCATCATGCTTATCAAAATTTCGGAAATTGCTGGAGACATGTTGGAAAGCGTTTACACCTCTAGGACCACTGGAAGTGAACCTCCTCTTGACGATGAACAAATTCAATCTATACGATCCGAGCTGCAAGATCGACTGGACATTTGGATGAAACAAGTAGAGATAGAAGTACCAAACAATCTCATATGCTACCACGAGCTCAAAGTACGGTATTGTGTTTTCTCCATTGTCTTGAATAGGCCTTCGCCTTCGTTTCCGTTGCCGGATGGAGCCGCGGTTCAACTGTGCAAAGAGAAATGTATTCTAGGAGTGGAATGTTACAACTCCTTGATTGCCAGCGGCTGGAAAGTGACTCCCACATGTTTACACGATATTCTTGCAATTGGACTCACCATGATCTATTGTTGCTGGAGACTCGAATCAAATGCGACGGATATAAATAACTTTTCCAGGAGGTTGTTGAAGATCATGCAAGAAGCTTGTACTTATTATCCCAAATATACGAGATTCAAATCCTTATATGAAACAGTTTCGGGTGCAATCGCAGAGCAATTAGATAGAGAAGTGAAGAccaaaagaaaaatggACCCGGGCACTAGAGTAAGTATGGATCCACATAATCAACTGGAGTGGAATGAGTGGTTTTCGCAAGAGGTCTTCCATGATGGATTTCGCCAATTCTATGATCTTGCCAATAATCATTTGATAGAAGGCTTAGCTGACTTTGTTCAAAATGTATCAGCTAGAATTGAAAACTAAACACATTAACCAAATTGTTCATGCTTCAATCACTTGTCTATATGATTTAATTTCTATAACCATTATCATATTTCAAGCTGGGTTCTCGATGTCATATTCCTCGATTGTTTTCTCGCTTTCATCTTTGCTTTCCTCCGTCTTACTTTTTTGTGTCGGCCTGCTGTTCTTGCTGAAcaacatcatcaccaaTTCCAAAGCAAAGCACGCCACTGTGAACCAAAGGGCGTTTACACATCTTGTCTGCACATACGATTTTGAGTAAACTTTGGATGAATCTAGGGCACCTATAATGGATGATGCAATCGCAGTGCCCAAACATTTACCAATCTGACCTATGGTCTGAAATATACCCGTAACATTCCCTTGCAGATGTAACGGCGTCTCAGAAAGCAGAGCAAGGTAGTAGACCTGGTAAAAAATGTTCGTTCCGTATCCATATAATAATTGAGGAACAAACTCGTATATCCAGAATGAATAGCGGTTAGCATGGTCAATTCGTGTTATCCAAATGGATGTTCCCAAACAAACGACTGCAGACCAGATCAGCAAGAttttgctaccaaatcGTTTTTGCATCCACGGTCTGTAAAGAAGGGCTCCTATTAATATACCTGCTGATGTGCAGAACACTTTGACTGCTGCAACAATTGCAGAGTCTCCATCCACAAACTCATGATAAAGCAAAAGGGAAGTAATTAATGCAGTGAATCCAGCATAATTGAAAGTCAGACCGACAAAAAACGGAAGAAAATTTGTGATTTTAACAACTTCAAAAGGGAATAGCAGAACCAGTTTGGAGCGATAActgtttgagtttctgTGAGTTCTTTGGTAGGGAATGACgtaaaaattttcaaaaaggagCACAATAAGAACAACCACTGTTCCAACAGGGATAGTCGCGTAAACTTTGGGCGAGTCCCATCGTGTACCAGCTTCAGTAAAGCCATATATAATGAGAATCAGTCCACcgacaagaagaagtgcTCCACCATAATCCAAGTATTTTGACTTCATCATATTATGCTCCCTCGTTCTCTCAACTGGCAcaatcaagaaaaacaggGCGATGGAGCTTACAAAACTGATTGCAAACGAAAAATAGAAAAATGCTCTGTAACCAATGCTTGTTATCGAAAATGCACCTCCTAATATAGTTCCGATACCCAGAGACGCACAAAAAGCAAGCATTAGGTAGTTGATCGCAGTGGAAAGTTGAGGCCCATGGAAATAATTGCCACACAACCCAACTGCACTAGGGATCATGGATGCTCCCGCAATACCCTGAAAGGCACGGAAAACAATCAATGGAATGATGGTCTTAGTTATCACAGCGCAAATCAGGCTCATTATCGACATTGCAAATAGACCTGTAGTAAAGACTTTGTGGAGACCATGAATGTCACTCAATTTTCCGAATAATATAATGAATGCTCCCATAGTCAGAGCATAGGACGAGACAACCCATGTTGCATCAGCTGTGGTAGCTCCCATTTGTTTTTGCAAGCTTTCGGTCATGCTGAAGGCAGCGGTAATATTCAAGTTATCGAGACATGTGCCAATCAAGATAAAACAATAGGCCAGTTCTTTGGATCTATATCTATCATCCACCAAGTTCCTGATTTTAAGAAACCAGGCATTTAATGCAGACATGATAACGGTTTAATTAGATATTGCATTCTTTTTATGCTTCCACTCAAAGTTTAGCACTGTATGACAAATCACGCATTTTGTGAACGTCGGTATCACCGCTCCTTATGCAAATGATAGGATTTTCAGTATAATTAATAGTATATCGACAAATTGGGTATAAATTCTGTTTGATTTCTAATCAACGACCTACTTGCGATAAGCTTAGAAGCTAAAAAAACACGTAGTTCTCTGAACTTAAATACTCTTGGAAAAGAGTTCTATGATCTCACAACATCCTCCGCCCTGTGAAGGAACTGCTAGATTTGACGCGTATCGTACAAATGATACACGAGCTGATTTAGTGAAGTGAAAACTTGAAAATGATGACGACTGAACAAGACAATATATTGGTACGAATTTGGGGTTTTCCCAACCTTGTGTTAGGTTCCCGACGTACATTCTTtggttttcaaaaaaataagtcTTGTTCGCTACTAGATCATCATTCATTTTAAAGAGACATCAATATCAAATTGAATCTTGCTTCTGTGCAGGGATGCAGAAGCTAGCGGGCGGTTTGAATTCCAGATACTGTGAAAAATAGTGCCTCTATTTTTAAGACGTGAATGCTCTCCGTTCTGAACGGATGATCATAACATACATTTATCGACAGTTAACGACACGGTGTGTAATTAATCATTGCTTTCAAGGCTGAAGCAGCAGACCGTCAGTTTGATTAATCCATACAGAAGGACCACATTCGTATGATTTCGTTACGCAACTAGTTTCTCCTGTGTCATTGGTGAGCTAGGGAGTGGAACCTTTTGCATGCAAATGAACTTTTTGTATCCATGCTTTCTAGCACTGTGTTGTGCGCTACTGATATGCCTCATCCTAGAACTGCAGATTTGTCGTTTCTAGTCAGATCTGACACCACCAAAAGGAATCGCCATAGTCTTCGCAATCGGTACGTAATTTGTGCGACGTTCAAATCGCGACTGATGAattcagctttttggccttTTGGAAGCTATTGCGAGATAATCAAGAGATAACTGCAAGATTTCACACTGTTGCCATATAAAAAGTTTTCAGTGATCCGGGAGGGGGATTTTCAAACAAGATTCGCTTCATAATCCAAAAATCAGTATTGTTGAGAATTGCAATATATCGTTGGTCAGGCCTCTACAAGAGTTTGAGAAtgaaatttttcaccttACAATTTCGGTAGTTGCGAGCGCTGTCAAAAACTAAATGGCACTATCATGAGGCTCCCTTTAATGCGAGCATTTAGCCGTGTACGATTCGTGGATTAGGCTTGAAGAATTGAGCATGCTGTTTCTGTGAATTTTTGTCCATTCAAAAGTTTTTGGTTGCGACATTGCGAAGAAAGGACTAAATATCCCACGTATAGGAGTCTTGTTTTCACTTCCAGAGCTTTGTTATATGACAGACAAGAAATTCCTTCTTGGCTGAGTGCACTTCGCAACGTTTGATTTGAATGTACAGTACAAATAAGGTTCATGTTGTATCACCTTTTGTATCAGGATCAAATGGGCGCGTCACTACATTCAATAAGAGAAAGCTGTTGAACCAATTTGAAATTACCTCACATGGGGTACACCTTGATAGATCCTGATCATATCATCACATATACGATCCCTGAAAGAAGACAATTTCTGTTGCCAGAAGCATCTACACATTGAAACGTAATTAGTCATTGCCAGCAAGCGTGGAGTTCGCGCTGTGCAGATATATGTGATTGCGGTGGAATCCCTATAAGCTTCAAAATCACTGAGTCTCTAAAACTCATCTGGAACATCACCCTCGGAGACGAGGACTCGTAAATTTTGATAAACAGCACACCAATGACTTCATTTATGATAACACCCAGATATCTGCATGACACTAGAAATTGTATTTCGAAAAAGTTCTTTTAATCTCGGAACTCTGTGGAGTGCTTACAGCcaaaaaaagaaacaaaaaatcTCTCGGTGTTTTAAAGCAACCAATATTGGGGCACAGCGAGCCAGTCTTCGAAAACGATGTAATAAGAGTGGCATCGCGGAACGGTTGGAATCTCCAATATTTGGTAATTAGTAAGGCTTAGGGCTTAGCTTCAACGCTGTCTCTTAGAATCTCCGGTTTCCACAGTTTGAAAGGTGAGTTGCCTTCTCGGCAAAAAATCTCCGAAATCTTATATAGAATTCTGTCAATCGGCGATTTTAATTTGGGTTAATATATATACCCCTGAATCTTACTGTTTTCTTGACATCTTTCAAATATGTCGGAACCTACACTCTTCAAACCACTTAAGCTTGGAAATGTTGAACTAAAGCATCGTGTCACTCTTGCACCCCTTACCAGATGCAGAGGAACACCAACCAAAGGCTATTTTGTGCCGAATGATTTGATGGTCGAGTACTATTCCCAAAGAGCTACTCCAGGGGGTCTTCTGATCACTGAAGCATCTCCTATTTCCATCACTTCCTGCGGTTATTCCGGTGTTCCTGGTATCTGGGCCGACGATCAGGTTGCAGGATGGAAAAAGATCACGCAAGCTGTCCACGCCAAAGGCGGCTTTATCTCGTGCCAGTTGTGGCATGTTGGTAGAGCTACCACTGCACTAGAGCTTCATGGAATTCAGCCTATCTCTTCAACTTCCACACCACTGAAGGGCACCAGCATGAACAATGGGTTGGAGTACAAGGACTTCCCTCCAAGAAAGATGCATGGAGATGACTTCCAGAATGTTATTAATGATTATGTGAATGCCGCCAAGAATGCTATTGCTGCAGGATTTGACTTTGTCGAGGTGCATTCGGCCAACGGGTACCTGCTGGACCAATTTTTGATGGACAATATTAACACGCGTGATGACGAATATGGTGGAAGCATTGAGAAGCGTGCAAAATTCCCATTGCAGGTTATCAAAGCTGTTGTCGATGCGATTGGTGCCGCTAAGGTTGGTATTCGTTTTAGTCCTTACGGAAATTTCCAGGACTGCTACGATTCTGACCCTAATTCACACTGGTCGTACGTGTGTGAACAGATAGCACAGTTTGCGGAGCCAGTGGCCTACGTGCACATGGTGGACCCAAGAAGTGATTTTGTGATTCCAGAGgctgagaagctgaagaacctggaaaaccagGTGTCTGTAAAGCAGCAGTTCAGCCTGAAGATCTTCAGAGACATTTTGAAGCCTGCGGGTATCAAGTTCATTGCGGCAGGTGCGATTGACAGACAGAGAGCGCTATCGTACACTGAGGACGACATTGCTGATCTGGTTGCCTTTGGCCGGTACTTCATTTCGAACCCGGACCTAGTTGAGAGACTGAGGCACGACTGGCCACTGAACAAGTACGAGAGGGATACATTCTACTGGGCACCAGACCCAGCGCACGGATACACCGATTATGAGTTCTACAAGGGGGAGACTAAATAGCTGAGAGATAGAGTAAATAGAAATTTAGGAGGGCCAAGTTAAGAACTACACCGACCCTGCCGGGTATAGGATTAAGCATACTTTATAATCATAGCTGAGACACGAAATAGAGCTCGAAAGAGCGGGCCACGTGATGGCGTGTCTGACAAGAGCAGGCAAGCGCGGGGTGTCGTCGCAACCAGTCCTGCACGTACACGGCCATCAAGAAGCGCGGCCAACCCTTGCATTTTCGACCCCAGCGACCAGACCAGCGCGCAAACGCCGATTGTGGTCTGGAACTGATGAGATAAACTGCGAAACTGGAGCCCATCAGCAGGAGGTGGGGTTTAAATCACACGGACTGAGTGGGAGGGGCAGGTGGCGCGTTCAGCCGTGGCGCGTTCAGCCGAGGGCACTT
This portion of the Ogataea parapolymorpha DL-1 chromosome IV, whole genome shotgun sequence genome encodes:
- a CDS encoding putative allantoate permease yields the protein MTEKDVHTESILENNDSYDNSPEILAEELKLNKRVVTKIDLVVLPFLVCTVFLQLLDKNSLSYAAIYGLKTDNNLKGQEYSWLATIFYLGYLFAEIPVFFLLSRIHNLGRFMCILMMIWGALLMCMSACHNFAGLAIIRLFLGIFEAAIQPACIVISTTWYTKKEQPIRMALWSNTFAGVFNGIFGYGIGHWGGPLAIWQYIFLVYGAVTVVFGACYYFILPSKIENAWFLSKRERQCAIARTATNQTGIHLNLGEIKWSQILESVRDPKYWLLVVFIIVQNFINAGITNFNTFIIKGFGYSNYKTMLLATPQAAVAMGACLTVALICYFVKNIRFILICITTSITMAGIIMLWKISPEEHRNTCLAAVYICGFYNAPYVLTLSLIASNNSGSSKKSFNSISVGLFYALGNLIGPQFFIDSESPTYHTGIKAMLAACVIMFFCVTTYAILCSLENKRRDRKHESESGVPLTVEELIRVGEEVDEHDLTDVQNKHFRYSF
- a CDS encoding Aminotriazole resistance protein → MSALNAWFLKIRNLVDDRYRSKELAYCFILIGTCLDNLNITAAFSMTESLQKQMGATTADATWVVSSYALTMGAFIILFGKLSDIHGLHKVFTTGLFAMSIMSLICAVITKTIIPLIVFRAFQGIAGASMIPSAVGLCGNYFHGPQLSTAINYLMLAFCASLGIGTILGGAFSITSIGYRAFFYFSFAISFVSSIALFFLIVPVERTREHNMMKSKYLDYGGALLLVGGLILIIYGFTEAGTRWDSPKVYATIPVGTVVVLIVLLFENFYVIPYQRTHRNSNSYRSKLVLLFPFEVVKITNFLPFFVGLTFNYAGFTALITSLLLYHEFVDGDSAIVAAVKVFCTSAGILIGALLYRPWMQKRFGSKILLIWSAVVCLGTSIWITRIDHANRYSFWIYEFVPQLLYGYGTNIFYQVYYLALLSETPLHLQGNVTGIFQTIGQIGKCLGTAIASSIIGALDSSKVYSKSYVQTRCVNALWFTVACFALELVMMLFSKNSRPTQKSKTEESKDESEKTIEEYDIENPA
- a CDS encoding 12-oxophytodienoate reductase 3 — translated: MSEPTLFKPLKLGNVELKHRVTLAPLTRCRGTPTKGYFVPNDLMVEYYSQRATPGGLLITEASPISITSCGYSGVPGIWADDQVAGWKKITQAVHAKGGFISCQLWHVGRATTALELHGIQPISSTSTPLKGTSMNNGLEYKDFPPRKMHGDDFQNVINDYVNAAKNAIAAGFDFVEVHSANGYLLDQFLMDNINTRDDEYGGSIEKRAKFPLQVIKAVVDAIGAAKVGIRFSPYGNFQDCYDSDPNSHWSYVCEQIAQFAEPVAYVHMVDPRSDFVIPEAEKLKNLENQVSVKQQFSLKIFRDILKPAGIKFIAAGAIDRQRALSYTEDDIADLVAFGRYFISNPDLVERLRHDWPLNKYERDTFYWAPDPAHGYTDYEFYKGETK